TTTGTTGTAACTAAAAAGGTGTTCTGGGTGTGTGTGCCTTCTCCCACCTCTGTCCACGTTCAAGGGGAGCCTGGTTCTCCTGATAAAATTCAGTTAAACACTTCACTCATCTAGACAGAAACTGCCTCCATCTGGGCACCTCTCGCATCCCTTGTCAGCTCCGGTTTCCTAGCTAGACTGGCTGTCTGctggcagagaagctgtgggtagCTTCCTTCAGATGTTGGCAGCCTGAGGTTGAACACTTCTAATTAGTCTTCCCCTTCCTCTGAGCAATTCTGCTGTTGTGAGTACCTCTGAGAAGGGAGCTATCACTATGTCCGAGcatagctttttttcctcttcaacctTAGTTTCTCTATGTGTTTCTGATTCTACCAAACCTATGCCTCCACTGTGTTTCATAAGAACAAGCTCTTAAGCCCCATTGctcaggctggattttctggtGCTGACTTCGGCCCTCCACGCCTGGCTGGCCCTGTGGGAACCCTGGTAGATACACTCACCCTGGGCTGGACAGCACTGCGGGGAAAAATCAAGTACTGCAAATCAAGTCCTTTAGCATCCTTAGGTGAGAATTATTCCATATTGCCATGATTTACCTTCCTGCTCCATAATAACAGGTCTTCATGCTGTCTTGAAACTGCAGTTACGCTGTGCTCGTACCTGTTGTTGCTGTGGCCTCTGTTCCCAGAGAGTAACAGGACACCTTAAACTCTGTCGCTTGCCACttgacaaacagaaaaaagtgagTAACCAAGCTGAAAGTGCTTTCTTAGTGTATGTGGAAACTTCTATGTTCTTGTCAAAACCTCCTAGCTGGGGCTTGTGAGCCTTCTCTAgcttgatggggtttttttttagattaGCTGTACTCTGCTGGAGCACTGCTCTTATCTGCCACTAGCTATCTTTGCTAAGAGCTCCGTCTTCCCCCATTCAGACGTCTCCATGCCCGTGTGTCTCACTACAGCTAGCAGATGTTTCCAAGACTGCTGGCTGCACTCCCAGGCTGCAGTGGCAGTGGCTCCCTGCATTGACAAGCACTGTCTGTGAACTCCTTGGCCAAACTCTGAGAAAAAGTAGTTTGTGCCTACAGAGAAAATCAGTTTTGTGTACTCCGTGTTTCATCTTGGAgccttcatttgtttttcttcatgttaTAGAACAGCTAGAACAAACAGGTTTTATTTCTTCAAAGCCAGAGGCCAAGGACCATAAAGCTCGGAGCTGATCAAGCTACAAATACTTACAACTGCTTTGAGCGTTAGGAAACTCAATCTCATGCTGCTGCTTAGTTTCAGAAGCAATCGTACAATAACATCTAAGCCTCGTAACTCAGCATCCATTCTCCAGATACTTCTTTCAAGTTTCTTTGAGAACCAAATTCTCATTCAGATATCAACTTCTGACTTCAAAAGTAAATCGAATTTGTGAGGCCCTGCATGTCTCAAGAAGATGtattttcctcttccctttgtGGCCACTATTGATTCTATCTGTTGAATGTCTAATGAGTTTAGTTTTCTTCAAGGACAGGAATCTTTTGCCAactgttctcttcctttgcacTCAAGCCTTTCAGATCTTACATGTGGATCAAGAGGTCACATTGCCCTCCCTTCTCCCGCAAGACTGAAGCATGTGGTTTATCAGAGGGAGGTCAGAAACTTCTTGATTTAACAGGAGGCTGGAGTTCCTGGTGGCTTACCGTGTATTTCAGAAGTCCTGGAAGAAAGTGGAACATTCTTCAGGTGGAATAAATTTAGTTGTACAGGAAGGCTGCTAGAGAAGTGCACAGGGTTAAACAGGTCTTTCCCACATGCTGTGAGCAtcaacaccacagaacagtaagaTCTGTAGTACAACAGACCAAAAGCTAGGAAAATCAAAatgtgctgcggggctgggggggagggcggAGGCAAGAGAAAGCTTGTGGGGGAGATAACTTTTATCAGACCAGACAACGCACTGCTTGGATTGCTGGGCTATCAGCTGTAACAATAAAGAGGGAAATCTTCAgccacagacagaatcacagaatgttcggggttggaagggacctctgtgggtcatctagtccaacccccctgcttttccaggcaggtcttgaatatctccagagagggagactccacaacctccctgggcagcctgttccagtgttccatcaccctcagagtgaagaagttcttccttatgttcagctggaacttcctctgcttcaatggGTGCAAATGCCCAGCTTGCCCTCAGAGCTGGCCCATGCTCCAGGCAGTCTGCTCATGGAGAAGGGAGGAAtacttttttcttaaatctgttgGCACTTTGAAGCCTAAGTGCAAGGGCAGGACAAACCAGCTCTGTACCTGGTTCCAGCTCTCAGTCCCAATCAGCATGTTGCCGTATGGTCTGTCCAGCATCTTGTCTCTAGCTGTAGTCAAAACCTGCATGCATCTGAGGGAAGACGTGGTGCTCAGGGCTCTGGTTGCTGCTGGTGAAGCTCCTGGGAGTTGCCTCAGCTTTCTGAGACATAGAGCTTGCTGGCTATATGTATCTGATGGAAAAAGCCACTTGCCAGCAAGACTCCCTTTATTAGAAAATACTGTCCTGCTGGATAACCACTCTCTTACCTCGGAATTCCCTCTCTGGATAAGAAGAATTTTCTGCATTGGTTCAAAAAGTGCCTTTCAGTTAAATGGGCTTCTCATCTAATGTTTCCTTCCATGCAAGGATCTCCTTCCCTTCAGCTCAGGTGCTTCTGTCTTCTTTTGGGGCTGTAGCCTGTGCTGAACGGAGTTCTGAAGCTGGCAGCTCATGCCTGATCTGCAACAGTCCCATGAGATGCCAGCAAACTCCAGGAGTGAGAGGAGCTGTAAGTGCTGCATATGGAGAAGGGCCCAACTCATTGCTTCACTACTCTTCTGTTTTTCTAGCTCTTGCTTGTTCAGCTTTCTGATACTTCATGCTTTAGTGTACTCAGGCCAAGGCAGCAGACATGGAAGACAGCTTCACTGGAATTAAGGAATTCCAGGGATTACCCATCCCTGGGTCATCCCTGCTCTCCCCACTAGTGCTGGTTTCCCTCTCCCATAGTCTCATAGCTATACGTCTTCTTTCTGCTCCGCTCCATGTCAAGCCACAGCAAGCATCAATCTGGACATTCCGTCCCAAATGTGGAGTGTGCTATTGTGGCAGGCGCCTGGGCAGTCCAGGCAGTCACATCTGCCCTTCCCACTTTGCTGTTTCCATAAGGTCCAGGCTTGCAGGTATACGCCCTTTGAAACTGAAACATCTcttctggtgttttcttttcaaGGAGCTGGAGAATGTTTGCTTTAGCTGATAAAAACTCTAATTAAGCTGAGGTAAGATGCAGGATGATGAAGCCCTTGTAAGTACGGCACGGTGAGATGAAGTGACTTACTTGGGAGTGCTTGTGATATATCACATCTGTGGGGGTCCTTGTGACCTTCACCCTTAGCCTTTTGGGACACTGGTCTTTGCATGCTGAGATCCTGTTCTTTGGGGACCAGTCATCTCTGTGGCTGTCGGGGTCTGAACTGCCTGAACACGTTATGCTAtcttctgttctgcagagaaAGGGGTGGTGTTTGGCTCACCGCTGACAGAAGAAGGCATTGCACAGGTCTCCCAGCTAATCGAGTATCTGCACAAAAGTAAGTGACTCTGTCTTGCTGTCTTCCTGACCCAAGCGGTACCTGTCTAGCCCAGCTCAGGTCTCTGGTGCAGACTGAGTGAAAAGCTCtgagctctccagcagcaggagttTGGGACTGGACTAGGCGACTCTTCCCCAGAGTTGCCTAGCAGGTGTGTTAATCTCTTTCCCTCCGTGCATGCACTTTTCTGCTGATGGGAGCCAGCTTCAAGTCATGCCTTTAAATGCAGCCCACTGAGGTTTGCTGTCAACCTCTGGAAAGGGTAGGGAACTGCTTTAATAAGAAGATGGGAATCAGTCTCTGATTAATCAGTggctgtttttctcccctctgccgAGCAGATCTAAGAGCAGAGGGCTTGTTTCGGGTGCCAGGCAACAGCATCAGGCAACAGATCCTAAAGGATGCTCTGAACAGTGGTACAGATATTGACCTGGACTCTGGGGAGTTTCATTCCAACGATGTGGCCACTCTGCTTAAGATGTTCCTGGGTGAATTGCCAGAGCCACTACTGACACACAAGCACTTCCATGCCCACCTCAAAATTGCAGGTGAGTGAGTAAAAAGAGGCAGTGATGAGCAGAGGGAATGGAGCCAGCCTCCTAGAAAGCTGGTAATGCTACAGAGCAGCACACTAGGCTGAGGAAGTGTAATCCTTAAAGGCAGGGTAAGAGGGAATCTTCCTGCCATGTCAGCCTAATGGTGGAAGGACTGGAACTGAAAATCCTAAGGAATCACACCACGTCTGTCTAGCCCAGTCTTCTCTCTCCAGCAATAGCCAGATACCTACAGGAGTAGAGCCCACACTGGTAACCTGGGTCTCCATCTGTTTTAAGTCTGGGTGAAGTGTGGTTTCTATGCACTTAGTAACTGTTATTGAACTACCCTATGTGAACTTCCTCCATCTTGCCTTCCAAGCCATCACAGCTCTTAGCAACTGTGTTGTCTTGTGGGAGGAGTACCACAGATTAGCGCATCAGGTGGGGAGCTTGGGAGCTGGGGTGAGAGAGACGGAGGGCCAGGAACTGTGCAGTAGTTTGGAGGAGACCTGCATGTGAAGAGGGAAGGGTAACCAGTTGCAGTAGGCCTGCGGTTAGGGAAGGTGATGTATGTCCTTCACGTTCTGCCTTGTGATTTGACAGACTTGACGCTGTTTGATGAGAAGGGGAATAAGACCAGCACTCCAGACAAAGAGCGCCAAATTGAAGCCCTCCAGCTGCTGTTTTTGATCCTTCCCGCACCCAACCGCAGTCTGCTCAAACTGCTGCTGGACTTGCTCTACCAGACCGCCAAGAAGCAGGACAAGAACAAGATGTCTGCCCACAATCTTGCCCTCATGTTTGCACCCCACATCTTATGGCCCAGAAATGTGAGCAGTGCCTCAGTATCTGCGGGTGGGATATTGCAAGGTAGAAAGCAGAGGCATGGCAGGCCTACGGGGGAAGAACCAAGATGGGAAGGTTAAGTATTGATACAGTGATGTGAGGGTTGGAGGCTGGGGTGGTGAGGTGGAGCTTCCTGGCAGGGCTCAGTCCTAGTGTTCAGTCCAGAGCTGCTGTAGGTCTCATTTGCAATGGCGCTTCATCTTTTTCAGTAAAATGGAAATCGCAGCACAGTCCTGCTGCTTTTAAGAATGACAGCTCCAAACCTTGCAGATTTCTCTGCCAGGTTTCTTGTGCTGCTGGTGAACTGTTTGACCCCAGAGTTGTATAGTTCTCTTCCTCTCAGAGCAGCTTTGGTTCCCCGAGCCCTGCTTGCTGGTGCGCTGTGAGCCCTGCCTGCCTGACCCCTCAGAGCAGGTCTCCTGCTGAGGCACCGTGTCTTTGTGTCCCGGAGACAGCAAGGGCAGCGGAGacccttccttctccccttctAACTGCTGTGCCTTTGGCTGTGTCCCCTTGCCAGGTGACAGCAAATGACCTTCAGGAGAATATCACAAAACTAAACAACGGAGTGACCTTCATGATCAAACACTCTCAGAAACTCTTCAAGGTAAGTGTGCTTTGGGGTCTTGCTCTCCCTGCCTCTTCAGCAGGAGTCTgaatgccccttgtcctgacagATCCCAGGTGTCGAGTGTATATTCTGGGTGCTCTCTCGCAGTGCGAGAAGGACGATTTCTGCAAGAAACTGCTCCTTTAGTGGCTAGGGAGGAGGTCTTTGGGCAGGCAgccccggaggaggaggagggcagtggGTGGCTGTGCCCGGGCAGTGGGAAGCAGGGTGCAGGGTGATACCACCCTCTGctgggcacccagccctgctgcccagcGGGGAGGCCAGGCTCCTGGGGCTGCCCTCAGCTTCTGGCAGGATGAGGAAGCTGAAGGGGCTTCTCCTGGGTGAGTGCTGCCAAGAGCCGAGTGCCTGATACGGCAGGGCATTCTGTCGTGAACTTCTCTGCTTGTGGCTGTCAACGCGCCGCTGTTGCAGGCACAGCCTGCAGCCTTGGGCCTCTGTCCAGCTTGGAGCGGGGTGCTGTGATGGGACAGTGAGGAGTGTGCGGCTTTCTGCAGGTTCCTCCGAGGAAGTCTTCCTGCAACAGGCAGTCTCTGGACTTCTCAGGACCTTCCTGGTCGCTGTAGGcatctgctctctgcagggtCCTCCCACAGAAAGCTCCCCTTCTGTCCTCTTTGTCAGACCCCTGTTTGGCCAGCTCAGAGCTGGGGGAATTGCTTGGGAAAAGTTTCTGTGGAAGCCTGCCCTTACTCTGTGTTCCACTTGTGCTGGTTGCCTGCATCAGAAGGAAACTGAACAGGGACTGCACTGGGGACATGAAATGCCATTGCTTTATCTGCACGAAACATCTGAGTCTTGGTGGAAGCGGCTTGTGTGGTATGGTTGAAAAGCAGCTCTTGCTGGGGCCACTCTTGCCGCGGGGCCAAATATACTAAACATACGTTTGGCCTTTTCTCTCCTCATCATCGCAGGCCCCAACATACATCCGAGAGTGTGCCAGGCTGCACTACCTGGGATCCAGAGCCCACACATCAAAGGTAAGGCCGGCAAATGCAGTGCCTGCCCTCCGTGAAAGGGCAGAGGCTGCGACACTGTGaaagaagctgaaaacaaaccaCGTTATGAAAGAGGATCTGTCAGAGAGCAGGAGTGAGGGAACCATATGGTGTGGTAGTGCAGGTGGCTGCATTAGGGAAAATGGGCAGAGCTGAAGCATATGTTAATCACAAGCGCGGGGAAGGCTACTGGCTACCAGCCCCTATTTAACAGCAGACCTACTCCCTGTGCCCAGTACACGCAGCACCTGCTCCTctgtggggctgtgcctgccagaCAGACAGATGTGCCTGCTGCCATGGCCAGGCTGCTTGGAAGAGGGGCTGGCATAAGGGCTACTTGCTGCCTCTGGGACAAGATTTGTCTGTGTCTTGCCAGCAAGTGCTTCCCTGCCTCGGATAACTGCAGAAGGGGGAAGATGCATTGCAAGGAGCTGCACTGACCCTTTGTAAGCCTGGAAGGGCTTCTGCAGCTGGCATccgggaggggagggaagaagcaaTGGGGTCACCTTTGTATTGCTGTCACCTCTTCCTGGCACAGGGCCTgctggtgcagtgctgctgcagaggggtAGGGAAAACACAGCCCTCTGCGTTCACTGGGGTTGAGGCAGCTCATGAGACTCTGCCCAGCCTGGCTCAGATGGGTGGCTCGTTTGGATTAAAGCATGGCAAGCGACTGCTGTCTCCGATTTCCCAGGACGACCTGGATTTGCTGACGTCTCCTGGCTCCAAGGAGCTGCAGCCCCTCAAGTCTCAGAAGCGAAGCCGGCTGGACACTTGCCATCAGGAGGAGACCCAGCAGCGCACCGAGGAGGCACTGAAGGAGCTCTTCCGCCATGTCCACAACATGCCTGACTCTGCAAAGAAGAAGAAGCTCATCCGGCAGGTAGTGTGGGGAGGAAAGATGCCTTTGGGGTGTGTTTGTCAGCACAATCATAGGCTCAGGGCTAAAGGCGGGGCCTGCTTGAGAGCTGCTTCTAGtcctgggcaggctggggagaGTGAGCTTTGGGCTGTGTAAGAGGCAGAGCTGTAagaaggcaggggaggaggaggcctATACTGGGTGTGGAGCTTGCTGCACCAAGCtgtgctttcagctctttgttttcCAAGCCAGGGACTTGCCAGCTAGCAGTTCCCCAGCCCTGATCACAACCTTGTTGAGCTTCCTCCCTCAGAAAGGGAAAGAGTCCTGTCCCCGTTGCCTGTGTGGAGTGGACAAACTGGTCTCCTCTTGGTCCTGTGAGCATTTCCAGCCAACCTGCTGCTCCAGATAGACTGGGCGGTGTGGTCAGcaccagttctggctgccagcctccagctgctGTCCAAATCCTTTTCTGCTCCAAGAGCTGCTCCTTTTGGCTAACCTGGTAGCCAGCACAGCGCAGCCTCACGCCCAAGCTCCCCATAATCCTGGGTGGGACATGTGACCTTCCTCTACTTTCTTCTCcctgcagctctgagctgctcctCCATTTTGGGGTGCAAAAGAGCCAAACTGAGGTCTAAGGAGAGGGCAGCAGGTAGGGCAGCACACAGCAGTGAGGGACTGGTGTAACTGTAACGGTAACTGTGCTAACATTCTGCCCTCATGTTTCTTCCTAGTTTAATAAGCATCCTACAGCTCTCACTCCTGGCTCTGATGTACCTGCATCCCCAGCACCGCGGCGCACCCGCTCGCGCTCTTTCAGCGGCCTCATTAAGGTAAAGGCAGCCTCTGACTTGTGCTCTCTGCTGTGAGTTTCTGATGTTGCTCTCTGCTTCCGCATTGCCATGGCTTGAATGAGGCCCTCAAAGGTAGGGACTGTTCAAAGTAATGGCTGCCGAAGAACACAGATCCACTGGGGACAGAAAAGGCAGCACCATCAGAATAAGCCTTGTTAGTATAAAGTGTAATTATCTATGAAATGCATGGCTATAGGATCTGTGCATCTTTCTGAAGGATTGGTTGCTTCCTGAGATGAGGACTGACAGGGAGCCGGACGTGTAGTCTAGCCTGTTAGCACACCATAGGCTGCCCCACGGCAGCATGCGCCTGCTTCTGACCGGCTGGGCTCCTGGCCCGGCCTCAGGTCAGCTCCCAAACCCTGTACAATCACGCAGGCTCAGCCTAGTGGCGTGGTATTTCAGGTGGTTCGGCTTTGCAATCTTTGTCCCAGCTtggcttccctttttctttcctggcaTCGAACTGCTTACCAGCAATGCAtcctgctccttccctttctttttcactttgcaCTCTAAGCATTAGCCAACAGCCCTCTCTTCTTATGGCAGCGGAAAGTTTTGGGAACCCCGGTTATCCTGGAgaggaagagcagggctgccacaccGGAGCCTGAGCGAGTCAGCAAAGAGAATGTCCACCTGGTaagggctgctcccagcaccgCTGAAGCTGCGGATGGGGGAGCGCACGGAGGGGAGTTTCAGTGCAAGGTGGGCACTCGTTGCAGTGATCCttgggggctgcttgctgtttGTTCTCTGCCCAAGGCAAAGTTTCCAAGTTTCTTCTGTGTGATCAGATAAGGTCTTGGCAAGCTGCTgtggggagagcagagcagatggCAAGGGCAGCATCAGGACAGGGGTGGCAGCACTGGGCCTCCACTCCAGTCTTGTCCCTCTGACTTGTCTGTGTCCCTGCCCTTGGGCATTGGCTTatgcccccttccctccctcccactgtCCTCCTTAAGTAGTACACAGCCTGCTGCCTGTGAGTAGTAGGGCTGTCCCATGGCCCAGACAAACCAAGAGTGGATTTGGGTGGTAGCAGCTCTCTGGTAGTACAGGGTGCTCccagggaaggctgtggatgCCACTTCATTCCACAGCTCTCTACTATTCCCCTCTCTTGTCCAGTTACAGAAATGTGGATCTCCAGCTCACATGTCCCAATCAAAGCTGAAATCTTTGGAGGGCCGGAAAGAGGTGAGACGCATACACACTCCTACTCCTTCCTGTGGGGAACCTGGCCTGCTGGGCTCTGACGCCTGCAGAGGTGATGGCATGCACGCAAGGCTCTGACCGCTGCGGTCCCCTGGCTGGTAGCAGCCCACTCCAAGCTGAGCTGCAGGCAGTTGGCATGCTGGAGCCGGGCCTTGAAGGGTCTCGCCCAGGCGGGTGTGcacagcccttctgcctgtgagctggcAGGCTGGCTGTCACGGGACACGGAGGGAAGCTGGCAGCACAGGGCAGTGCTAATAGCCTGTCAGGGTGGCAGAGGCACAAGAGGTTGCTGCAGCCCAAGACCAACTGCTGTGTTTGTCCCTGTCTGCTTACTGCCTTTTGTCCAGCGTTCTGCTTTGGTAAAAGGTGTGGGAGGCAGACTCCgggggagtccttgcaggggaaGGACAGCACGTTAACATTTTCTCGCATGGCATTCTGTGTCTCCAGCATTCAATTGCTCTCATTCTCTGCTCCAGGAATCCTGTAGACGCATGCGAGCCCACCTGCTTTCCAAGGATTCGTCATCCCTCTGAATCGCCTCGCCCCAGCGCACGGGTGGGGAACGCCCAGCCTCGCAAGCTGTGAATAATGTGCTGCGCGGAGGGGGAGTGCTGCAGGCTCACGGCAACCCTCACCGACATGGCAGCACTCTTGAAACTGGACCTTTGCAAAGACTGCAGGGACTTGTTTCTTTCTGTATATAAACTATATGTCATTCTACTATGGGGCAAACCACTATCTAACCAAAAACTTGTGCAGCATGTCTGACCTGTTGGCTCTGGGAAGAGCTGGAGTGCTTGCTTACAAGGAGAGCCCTGTGCATTGCAGGGCCCTGTGTGCACTCCCAGCTTTCTCTGCAATGTTGCtaggctgtatttttttttgcttttctgctctgaatTTTTAACACATTGGCTTGGTTTTACTCCCTCCCCTCTGTTAGCAGTGAGAATGATGGACTCCAACCTTCACCCGCATCCTGACAGCTAGCATTACCTCCGGGCTTCCTCTGGAGCCAtgccctcctcttcttcctctgggCTCTGTTTTGCTCTGCTGTCTCCCAAGGGCTGGAGTGCAGAAATGGTACAGAACACAGGATGGGCCTGAGAGAAGAGGAGAGGCTCTGGGTGCGGTCATTTCAAGTGGGGCCAGAGGAAAGCAGCTTCCCCAATAAACTCATCCCTCTGTTTCAGCTTGAGCTGGAGGCAGCCCTTGCCCACTGCCTTCGTGTTTCCATGGTACAGCTCTGCCTGATGAGCACGGAGTTGTCCCTGCTTTGTGTTCACCCGGGGAGACTAagctgagcagggcaggaggctggcCAAGGCTGTCTGGGGCAGGACAGCCCAGCCTTTGGAAGCTGGGGTGTCTGTAGTGGGCAGAGCCTTGAGGCTGTGTGTGCAGTGTAGGAATAGTGTGAACAGCACGAGACACGAGAAAGCGCTCCGGCTGTTTGTGATCTGCTGCAAATGGTGTCTAAGGCTTTGGCTCAAGATATCTGGATGGCTGGTCAGGCTGATTAGTCATTAAACTGGGGGGAAAGGGCTGGAGGTGGGTTCAGCTCTTTGGTCTGAGCTGCAGAAATGAGATGAAACCATCTAGATCGGGCATAAACCCCCATCACAGCTGGCCAGTGTCAGCTGTCTTGTTAAGCTAAAGTGCTCCAGTAAGCCAGTCTTGCCAAGTACCTGTCTGCAAGCACTCTGGGGTAGGAAACACACAGGGTCACTACTGTGAAATAAAGATTAATCAGCTGGGGAACCATCTAAACACTTCTCAGCCCTTCTTGGCGAAGGAAGTAATCTCTGGAATCCAATTATAATTGTCTTCTAATCTTTAAGAACCAGCAGCCGACAGGAGTTAGAGCTGTGCCCTTGACAGCTTTCCGAGACAACTGGTGGCAGGAGGTGTGAATATCGGATGTGAGCAGGGAGTTCAGTCCGACTGGCTAGAGCTGTCAAAGCACAGCATCGGAGTCCTGTGCAGCTTAGCTGGAATTTGTCACTTTCTTTActgtgttattttttcctttgagataCAAAGCTGTGTGCCTCGTGCTGCTCTGTCCAAAGGGGTGTTCCTGGTACTTTATTGGGCATGCCTGCTCCCAGTCTGACCCCAAATTGGAGGAGCTGCCTGGAAAATGTAGCGGGTAGTGGGACTGTAGATGTGTGAGTTAGGAGTTACTGGTGTTAGGAGCCTCTGTTGCAGCAAAGAAAGAGCTCTGGTTCTTCAGGGACCGGGCAGgcaaggatgctgtgaggaaggGCAGAGGCTGTTTGCTGTGGTAGTAGTATGTGCTTTTTGGATGTGTCGTCTGTAATCATTCCCTTTGGAGGCTGAAGCTGTCTGTGTGCTCTTCTCTGAAGGGCATGGCGTGTTTTGCTGACTGCGCTTCTACCCTGCCCCTGCAGCCTGCTGTTAGTGGAGACCTGGGGATCTCAGCTTTGCCTCTGAACAGAGATGAGGCAGAGCCGAAGGTCGAGCGGCAGTGCAGGGAGAGCTGAGTCTGGTCCTGGTTCCTCCGCTCTTGTCTACGTTGGGGGCAGTTGCTGGGTGAAGCGTTTGTCCATCccatccctcctctccccatTGCCCCTAGCTTACTCGAACATATATCTCTGTGTGGCTGTTGGCTTGGCAAGGCAGTCTTGTTCCTCAGACTAACTACGCTGCTCCCGTATAGATGAAAGTAACTCTTCTCTTAGTGATGCCTCTAGCTCAGGGACTCTGTCTGGCTTCTGGCATGGCTGACACTTGCTTAACTCTAAGAAAAATTATCTATGGGGCATCCACCTGGCGTTCTGCATGTCTCAGATGCCTTCCCTGCCAAAGCAGCGGGTGCAGTCTCCAGACTGGCAGTCCCAGAAGGGGTTTGGTGCCGAGGGGGGTGGTGGCTCACGGATTTGGTCTCTAGGACCCTTGGCTGTTGCAGTCCCAATGTGTTCACACTGTCTTACAGGCGAGGGGGAGTTTTAGTCATGCTTGGATGTGTCTCATTTGTCTGCCCTGTGCAATGACTCACAAGGATACTTATTCCCAGAGCAGCCACTAACTGTTCCCAGAGTCTATCgtttccaaagtatttttaatCTTTGTCCTT
This sequence is a window from Opisthocomus hoazin isolate bOpiHoa1 chromosome 6, bOpiHoa1.hap1, whole genome shotgun sequence. Protein-coding genes within it:
- the ARHGAP19 gene encoding rho GTPase-activating protein 19 isoform X1 is translated as MGRRSGRYEMAAGAPAPGGRCGASDAICNFVICNDSLRSQPIIFNPDFFVEKLRHEKPEVFTELVVSNITRLIDLPGAELAQLMGEEDPKLPGANSSASGFFRSLMSLKRKEKGVVFGSPLTEEGIAQVSQLIEYLHKNLRAEGLFRVPGNSIRQQILKDALNSGTDIDLDSGEFHSNDVATLLKMFLGELPEPLLTHKHFHAHLKIADLTLFDEKGNKTSTPDKERQIEALQLLFLILPAPNRSLLKLLLDLLYQTAKKQDKNKMSAHNLALMFAPHILWPRNVTANDLQENITKLNNGVTFMIKHSQKLFKAPTYIRECARLHYLGSRAHTSKDDLDLLTSPGSKELQPLKSQKRSRLDTCHQEETQQRTEEALKELFRHVHNMPDSAKKKKLIRQFNKHPTALTPGSDVPASPAPRRTRSRSFSGLIKRKVLGTPVILERKSRAATPEPERVSKENVHLLQKCGSPAHMSQSKLKSLEGRKEESCRRMRAHLLSKDSSSL
- the ARHGAP19 gene encoding rho GTPase-activating protein 19 isoform X2; translation: MPLQKLSALIDAICNFVICNDSLRSQPIIFNPDFFVEKLRHEKPEVFTELVVSNITRLIDLPGAELAQLMGEEDPKLPGANSSASGFFRSLMSLKRKEKGVVFGSPLTEEGIAQVSQLIEYLHKNLRAEGLFRVPGNSIRQQILKDALNSGTDIDLDSGEFHSNDVATLLKMFLGELPEPLLTHKHFHAHLKIADLTLFDEKGNKTSTPDKERQIEALQLLFLILPAPNRSLLKLLLDLLYQTAKKQDKNKMSAHNLALMFAPHILWPRNVTANDLQENITKLNNGVTFMIKHSQKLFKAPTYIRECARLHYLGSRAHTSKDDLDLLTSPGSKELQPLKSQKRSRLDTCHQEETQQRTEEALKELFRHVHNMPDSAKKKKLIRQFNKHPTALTPGSDVPASPAPRRTRSRSFSGLIKRKVLGTPVILERKSRAATPEPERVSKENVHLLQKCGSPAHMSQSKLKSLEGRKEESCRRMRAHLLSKDSSSL